GGTTTAAGTGGAGAGGAATCTCTCTTGGTCATCGGCAGCACTGGTGATGAAGCTTTCTTTGTCGGGGCACTTTTGCATCAAGCAGGGCAAAACAGGGTCCAAGTATTTGCCCATCCTTTTCGATCCACGGCGGATGCACCTTCTGGCACGTCCCGCAGCTTCAGCCGTGAGGCTGTTTTCACCGCACCCATGCGTTACACAAAAAACTAAAAGGAAATATCATGGACGTCTTACTGCACCTGACAACACCTGAATCGGTAAAAATTGCATTACCCTTAGGCGTGGCTTTAACGCGCGCAGGTGCTTCATGGGCATGTTTCCTGACCAATGATGGCGTATTGGCGCTCGACAATCCGGACTTTATCGCAGCCAGTGAAAGTGCATCACGCATCGCCGTGTGTGAACGGTCGTGGGACTTATATAATCCAGACCATAAATGTCCGGTGGAGAAAGGAAGCCAAACCACTAACAGCACTTTGATGGCTGAGGCCAGCAAAGTCGTGAGTTTGTAGGGAGCAAGAAAGTGAGTAGCAAAAGTATTCTTGTCATGGGGCGACGCGATCATACTGAAGCGATGCGCGTTGCTGCTGGTTTAACCATTTGTGGCAACGATGTGCGCTTAGTCTTGATGACAGAGCCTGTCGCAGAAACTCAGGAAAATGCAGAGCAAGTGGAACTCTTGGAATTGTCAGATATTACACCGGAGACCACTGTTAAAGAAATGTCAAACGCCCTGGACTTTCTAAATGCAGATGACTTGGGGCAAGTCATTGCTCAAAGCGATTGTGTAATCAGCATCTAAGCCATACGAACAAGACTGAGGAAGTGAAATTATGACCATTTTGGAATTATACACAGGTCTTTTTCCCGACGCTGACACAGTGGCGGCTTCCGTCTCCACGCGCGGAGAACAAGACCACATTATCCATCTGGATATAAATGATCTCAAACTTAGCGACACGAAACGCTGGGATACGGCCGTGACAGCCATTCTTCATGCTGACTTGGTTGTCACATTATAGCGGACTTACCGCAAAACAGAATGCAACCACAAAGGGAGGTGCAAATGTCTAAACAAGGAACAAATCTGGGGAACTGGCTGGGAATGATCTGTGTAACGGTGCTTGCACTCGCAGCAAGCACCGCTCATGCTGCTGAGCCATTGGTCAGTGCCAAATGGTTAGCTGCAAACATGGACAAGGTTGTCGTCTTGGATGTACAAGCCAAGGACAAAGACTTTCTAAGCAAAGGCCATATTCCAAGCGCTGTTTTGGTGCCATGGAAACAAGTGCGCGGTAAGGCTAAAGAAGGTGGTGTAGATCTGATTAAAATGTTACCGAGCAAAGCAAGCTTTACACGTCTCATGAAAGTGTCCGGTGTGAATAACGATAGTCACGTTGTTATCACAACCAGCGGCTCAAACTCTAGTGACGTGTTTTTGGGAACACGTTTATATTGGCAACTGAAATACTATGGTCATGATGAAGTTTCCATGTTGGACGGTGGCAACGCTGCCTGGGCGCTATCCAAGCAGGCTTTGAGCAAGTCTGCTGAAGCCAAGCCCCAACCCGGAAACTTTACAGCGCGTGCAGAACGCAAAGAGCTTTTGACGACCACTGCAGACATCCAATCTCTGGTGAACCAAAAGTCTCGCAATCTGATTGATGCCCGCACCCTAGACTATCACCTGGGTCTCGAGCAGAAAAAGAAATACGTTTTTGATGCAGGGCATATCCCCGGCTCGAAAATCGTGCCGCACGATGTCTTGTTGACACATGGTAAGGCCGCTAAATTCCGTTCTGCAGAACAGCTCAAAGGAACACTCACGGCCATGGGTGTTGACCTCAAGTCTGATAACGTAACTTACTGTAATAGCGGACACCTTGGCAGTGGGCTCTGGTTCGTACTGCACGAACTCAGCGGGAACAAAAGTGCTAAACTGTACGATGGTTCGATGCATGCCTGGACCAAAGGCAACACCCGTCCCGTCACAACTTTTGCTTTGAACTGACAGACTAAACAGTGATGGATCGCAACACAGCCCAATGAAAAAAAGAACTTTAAATAGAAGGGCTTTGATTTCGACCGCGGTGTTCAAAAGCATCGCGGTCGCTTTCGTTTTGTTGATGAGCACTCACCTTTCAATTTCCTATGCAGACGAAGGTGTTGATAAGCACCCAACGCTGGCTGCTGAATTGTTAATTGTACGAAGTGATCTTGATCGTCTGTCTCTCCATAGCCAGCTTCCTCAGCGCCATGCTCAAGGCCTCCGCGATCGGGTCAAAGGCGGTCTTGGTGTACTGCCATGGCTATTAGAACAAGCGGGAGATTTTCAAGGGGCGAAGAAGCTGCGTGCATATAAAGCATCTTCAACGCATCGGTCAGGAGCAATGATTAAACTCTTAGACATGTTAATTGAGTCCCATCCGCTAAACACTCAACGTTATTATCCACGACACCTTACGATGCGCCAATATAGAGAGGCCCGCCTAATTCATGATTCTTATTGTGCGGGTTGTCATGATAATGCAGGCCAAGGGGATAAGAGCACATTGTTACCTGCGCGAGATTTGAAACTTATGGCACTTGAGGCGAGCCCTCGTATTTTTCTTGCGCGTCTGATCAACGGGGTAAAAGGGGATCATACAATTTTATTCGAAAATCCGCTAACAGTTGATCAAGTGAGTTCATTGTGGTGGCTTTATAGCCAGGAGAACAATGAAGAATAATGATTTATCACCGATGATCTGCCCACACTCACGGTCATAGATACGTTCTCGCGATATGCTCCCGTGCTTGATCCTCGGCTCAGCTATCGCGGCGAACATGTCGTGCAAAATTCTCGAACGGGTATGTTGGAAAATCGGGTATCCGAAAACCATCCGGGTTGACCAGGGCTCGGAGTTTATCTCACATGACCTAGACTTATGGGCTCACCAAGGTGACGTGATACTCGACTTCAGTCGGCCCGGAAAACTGACGGATAATGCCTTCATCGAGGGTTTCAATAGGCGCTTCCGGAAAGAATGTCTGAACGCGCATTGGTTCCTAAGTCTTGACGATGCCCGCCAAAAGCTAGAGGATTAGCGTAGAGGCTACAACGAAATTCGACTACATAGCACGGCAACAACACGCCGATATCCCTGCAAAACAGCTCTGGGCCAACAGCCCAACATGAGCCTCAACACCCGGAAACCTCCGGTCGGGTGGTCCAACAACGAGGAGTGCTTCAGCGCCACTATCCTATCCAGATAACCGGGACCCCTTCAACTTGCAACTCACGTTTGATAATATTTCAACTTATTTATCCAATACCATCACGCTTGCCTCTCAACAGGGATGGCGTGATGCGCTCTGGGCAGCTTTTTGGGATGGAAATTTTGAACAGCCAGAAACAGATCTGCACACAGAGGACGACAACGACTTTGTCTGTGCAAACCAGAACCTGCCAGATGACCCAACACACAGCACACTCATGCCCCGGAACCGATTCTTAACGCTTGAATTGTTTGTTTTGAAAGGTTGGCTTCCCAGAATATTACAAGAAGACGTGAAATGGAGCCCAGACATTGCACCTGATAATGATCGCATTACTGATTGTTATATAAAACTGGCCAAAACAGATATTTCATCCTGCCCCAAAGCTGCTATCGCGTATTTTCTGAAAATGTCCATCACACGGCAGAAATTGGCCCTGTGGCTACAATTTAAACACCTTCCCATTCCCGATGATTTGCAATGCGACATACCTCAACCCGACCAAAATCCCAAGTGTGAGACACCTGCCCCAGCCCTAACCCCCGATGATCAAATCAAGCCTGAACAGGTTGGCCCACCTGGCCCTTCTAAAAGAAACATGACAAGTATTTTAGAAAAACTATGCGAGCGTATTGATAATGGAACAGTCATTCGCGGTAACTGTTCAGATGAAGCACTTTGGCTAAAAGCTTGGGCGGATGAAAACTTGGGTGAAGGAACCCGAGCTCTTGGTACAATACGCAATGCCATCTCACACACCTACAATGAACAGAATCTGAATAAACCCAAGAAAACAAAGCATTAAACGGCCTGCATGAATTGCTGCATAACGTTTTCCTGTTATTGCACAAAAATTCATTTTTTAATGCAAATGTAACCTGACAGCCTACCTGCACATTCACACGACACCAGTCGGTATGGAGCAGAAAGTTGAAATCAGGACCTCCTCAGACAGTAAATGTAAACAACCGCATGGTTACGGTGTACGCCTTCTTTTGTCAGCCAACTACTATGCGTACGTCCACCTCGGAAATATTGATCATTTGGTCTGATCACGGTCTTTCAGGGCTTACTGCTCCTCAATTTGGTATCTGCATCGTTGTGGCTCGTGGTGTTACCCCAAGCACAAAATTTGTAGAAGTAACGTAGGGAGTACAGGTCAATGAAACAGAAAACGCAACACGCTTATTGGATCCGGGCAGCCCAATTGATCCACCAATGCTCAAAGGACTTGAGTCTGC
This window of the Magnetovibrio sp. PR-2 genome carries:
- a CDS encoding sulfurtransferase encodes the protein MSKQGTNLGNWLGMICVTVLALAASTAHAAEPLVSAKWLAANMDKVVVLDVQAKDKDFLSKGHIPSAVLVPWKQVRGKAKEGGVDLIKMLPSKASFTRLMKVSGVNNDSHVVITTSGSNSSDVFLGTRLYWQLKYYGHDEVSMLDGGNAAWALSKQALSKSAEAKPQPGNFTARAERKELLTTTADIQSLVNQKSRNLIDARTLDYHLGLEQKKKYVFDAGHIPGSKIVPHDVLLTHGKAAKFRSAEQLKGTLTAMGVDLKSDNVTYCNSGHLGSGLWFVLHELSGNKSAKLYDGSMHAWTKGNTRPVTTFALN